A region of the Cricetulus griseus strain 17A/GY chromosome 7, alternate assembly CriGri-PICRH-1.0, whole genome shotgun sequence genome:
GCAACTGAGGATGTCCTTAAAaccctcatcttcctgcctctgcctcagagtgtTAGAGTTATGGGTGAGCTCTACCACAGTTGCCTCATGAAGTGCATGCAATCCAGCCCAGcccttcatgcatgctaggcaagccttttactaactgagctacatcccctaGAATATTCTTTTGGAAACTAAAACTGAGCCAGGTGGTCCATAACTCCTGCCTCACAGAACATAACCGATGGGTCTGCCATAAGACTTCCTCTCCTTATCCCTTCAAAAGAAGTCAAACGTGATGCAGCCCTGCTTTGCCCGCACCAGCGTGCCTACTCCGGCTTCTCCATGTCTTTTCTGAGAAGATTACCACAATATCTACTCAGTACACCAGCGCCGTTTTCTGGGCCCTGGATGTCGGTGCCACTGAACGCCGAGGCTTCCTTCGGTAACCTTGGGTACCTCACACAAAACGCTTCATCTCAGAGCATTCCTGCTTCCATTTAGGTTTGAAGTTGTGGACTGAGATGTAATTCCTGAGGCTTTGGACTTGCTCTGGGGACATGCTCCCCTCACACTCCccttggttgtttttatttcatctgaGGGAAAGGTGCCTTTAACTTCAGACCAATCTAGGTAAGATGCTGTGTCAGGAAGCCCGAAAGGAATGTGcttttcttagaaataaaaagTGGGCCTTTCCCCAAGCAACCAGATGCCCCCAAGATTGGAAAGGTGGAttatcaatctttttttttttttcttcttcttcttcttcttcttcttcttcttcttcttcttcttcttcttcttcttcttcttcttcttcttcttcttcttcttctgtgtaacaattctggctgtcctggaactcactctgtagaccaggctggcctcaaactcacagagatcctcctgcttctgcctcccgagtactgggattaaaggcctgcaccaccaccgcccggtcgGATTGCCAATCTTTATGCATTCAGTATACACTTGAATCTGGTCAACTGAATACCAGTTATCAATGGATGGATGGAGCAAAGAGCGAaaatgagaaggaggaggagagagaaggaggaggagagagaaggaggaggaggaggaggaggaggaggaggaggaggaggatagaGCtggcaagaaaaaatattttgttaaggtTTCTCCTGACTCCCCGCCCCCCGCCCGCCCCGTTTCTGGTTCTAGAATATCAAGATTGCACATATAGTCAAACGGCTTTGCCAAACTTGGTTTGTCTGGCAATTGCCTCACACGTTCTGGAATGCATTTTTTGTCATCTGgcgtcccctcccctcccctccacaagCCCAAGCTATTCTAAGCACTGATTTATTTGTTGTTGACTTCATCACTCACTTTCCTTCATCCTTTTCCTCTCAGCTCCCTCAAAACCCTCAGTCTCCCCTCGCCTGGTCACCTCACCCCTCGCACACCACCCACCCAGAGCGAGAGTCAAGGCCGCGGTGTTCTTCTGGCCCACAGATCCCGGCCCGGACCACACATCCGACCGCCCTCGGGGAGAGGGCGAGATCCCCGCCGCTCGGTTTTGTTTCAATGGTCTGTGCAGCCAGAGATGCCCGTTTCCCCAAAGGCTGCCCCTCATTAGCAtgaacgggggtggggggtgtggagaaggggtggggggagaggaagcGAGCCAAAGCCCTTGCTGCGTTTTTCCAGCCCTGGgaaccctgtctacaaaaatgACAGCTCGAGCCCTCTGGCTTCTCTGTTTGATCATCGGATGGTCCCCCGAAGCCCCGGTGGCGGAGAGAAAAGGTGAGGTTGCTGAAAGGCAGCGTCCCCGGGACCCGGGGAAAAGGGCGCGATGCAGGGCGGGACGAGCCTAGGGTCAGAGCCTGCGGGACAGGCGACTCCGGGTCTGCGTGCGTGCCAGCGAGCGGCGACAAGGGTCTCCCAGGATTTCATGTTCTTTGGCAGCCTTTTCGGAAGGAAGGACGCGGCTTCGGCTGCTGAAATGATCGCGTGAGAGCCAGGCAGGCTGGAGAAAACTTTGCATGTTAAATAGCTGCATCCCAGAGGAGGGAAAGTGTCAAAAGGGGTCTGGCTCGCTGTGGATAGGCTCCCaggctaggcatggtgacacaggccaACATGGTTCGAGAGCCCCGGGCATCCCTCTCCTCTTCACACAGCTCTGGTATAGCCTCTGGTATACCTGAACCTTGAtagcacacacgcgcgcgcgcgcacacacacacacacacacacacacacacgcacacgcacacgcacacgcacacgcacacgcacacgcacacggaCACGCGCGCATGCACGCACTCCCACAGGCACAAATCAGGAGGTTTCTGTGacgttttgttctgtttttgttagGATGTTTTGTTCATTTCACTATCTCTGGGAAAAACAGCTTCCACACCTCACAGGGCAATTTATTTTAgtgtcgccccccccccccgcgccatGGAAATTAAAGAAAGGACTTCAGTGGCATTTAACCCAAATATCAAACCATCTTTCTCATGACAACAGATGGTGGTATCAGAGGGGAAGCAGTTGAGGTCAACAGTTGACAGTCAGGATTTGGATAGCCACCAGAACTTTATTTGGCTGTGCACTGTGCACGGGTTTAATGCAGGAAGTCAGAACCAATGGCTTTGCAAAAGCACAGACTGTATAACTAGCCATTCCTACTGGGAGAGAGCCGATTTTTCAAAATTAGTTATCAGACAAGACTCGCATCACTATAATGAGGTGTTGTCAAAGCTGCAAGGGCCAGACCAAGCTCTTTAGTGCAATCGGAGAGAAAAGTGGGCTCTGGGCTGTGCTTGGCTGGAGGGGCGCTGGGAGGTGATATTGTGTAACTGTGCATGGAAAGTTGCCCAGATTTCAAGCTAGCTTAAGTCTGTTCACCAACCTGTATACTGGGCTGGAGAAAATCATtaataatggttttttttttttttttttttttttttgtgtgtgtgtcttcatagTACTTGGGAGATTTTTCTAGTGGGGAGGTGTATTAGAACTAATGTATGCTTTTATACTTACCCAGGGGCCTTTGCCTCCTAGCCGAGCTTTTAAATCCCTTTCTAAGCTGTTGTTTACTAGTAAGTGGTGTCCAAGAAGCCAGATAAAAATCCACTCACAAATGCTTGATGCCGCGGGAGACCAAGATGACAGTGTAAACATGGATGGGAAAACCAAATAGTTCTGTTGTCAGGGGCGCTTAAACAATTAGGAGAAACCTGTAACTCGAGACGTTTCCCCTCCCTCGGGGCTTGCTCTTGCTACTTTCTCAACAAACGGTAAATAGCAAAaaaggtgtaggtgtgtgtgcgtgtgtgtgcgtgtgtgtgtgtgtgtgtgtatgtgtgtgcgcgcgcgcgcgcgtgtgtgtgtgtgtgttgtgttgaaCGGTAACGACAAAAGTTTCATCAATGTTACCCCAAGTATTTAGCTCTAGAATAAAGAGAAGAGTGACAAGATTTGGCAAAGTTCCTTGGCTCCATTCTTGGATTGACTTGTTTATTCTGAGGATAGTTTGACACCGTAGCTCAGGTTGACCTCGAACCCGCCGAGGCCTGGTGCTGCGTTCGGGGGTCCTGCGGTGCACGGATCCGGCAGGTGCTCGCTCCGAGGCTCCCGCGCTCGGGTGGCGCCTCCCCTGGGCTCACCGCTCGCTCTCTCCCGCAGCCCCGCCGCCGCATCGAAAGCCCGGCGCCCGGGAGACGCCGGGGCGCGCGCACAGACGCTGCCGGAGTTCGCGCGCCGCCGCGATCCGCGGACGCAGGGCGCGCGCCTGGCCCGACCCCGGCGCCGGAAGCCCGCGCCGCCCGCTGACAACCGCGCCGGCTTCCGGGATGCGGCGCGCGCGCCCGCGGGGCTCCCGGGCCCGCGCCTCGCCCAGGCGGACAACCGCGCGTCCCCGCCCGAGGACGACTCCCCGCGGCGCGCGCGCCTCCGCGGCCCGCGACCCCCGGCCGCGCGCGCCGCCGGCCCCGCCCACCCGAACCGGCCCGCGCGCCGCCGCCGCCGCGCCAGCCCTCCGGAAGCCCGCAGGCGCCCGAGGACGCGCAGCCGGAGCCCCATCCCTGTGCGCGCGCCTGCAGCGCGGACGCGGACGAGCGCGAGGCTTACTGCGCCAGCGAATTCGGTGAGCGCGCGCACCCACCCTCCCGGGCACCCGCGCGCCGGAACCCACGCGGCCTGGTTGTAATGCTTTTCTCCAAACCCCGTTTTCCCGAAGCAGCCGTGAACGGAATCGTGCACGACGTGGACGTGCTGGGCGCGGGCATGCGGCTGGTGACTCTGCTGTTGGACCCCGACGGGCTGTACAAGATGAGCCGCCTGTACATCACTCCCGACGGCTTTTTCTTCCGCGTGCACATACTAGCCCTGGACCCTTCCAGTTGCCATAAGCCGTGTCCAGAATTTAAGCCTGGTATCGAAACTGACCCAAGAGACCAGCTCATACGtgccatttatttatctatctatcttcattcattcatttgagacagggtttctctctgtacccctggctgccctggaactggctttgtagatcaccctggtctcgaactcagagatctgcctgcctctggctgttGGGGGACCTTAATGCTGCAGCCTGGCTTCCTTTGGTCGCCACACCCACCAATCCTCTCCCCAACTTCGCCCAAAGACTAAGAATTTAGCAGGGCCTCAAGCATGCCATCAGTTACACTCCCagaatttttctgagacaggctggcctcgaactcatggcaATCCACCTGCTTCAACACATGCTGGGTTACTGGTAGGGCTCAATCCAGCTTTATGGGACACTAGTGTAACCAATAGAATTTCAGGTCTTCTCTTAAAAAGGTGAgaacagccgggcattggtggcgggaggcagaggcaggcggatctctgtgaattcgatgccagcctggtctccagagcgagtaccaggataggctccaaagccacacagagaaaccctgtctcggaaaaaaaacaaaaaaacaaaaaacaaaacatgctaaCACCGATTGACACAAAACACGATTGGTAGTGTACTCCTGCAACTCTAGCACCCAGAGGgatttggaggcaggaggatcagaacttcaaggtcatcccccacaaagagagttcaagaccagctttgaCTAATATACAttctcaaaagaaacaacaaaaacattgggCATGGCACCTTGAGtgtcagcactcgggaggcggaggctgGTGGATCtacaggagtttgaggccagcgtggtaccaggacagccagtgctacacagagaaaccccatctcaaaaacccaacccactcacccacccaacACCCACCCAAATCAAAATCCTCAAAACATCCCAAACACTGATATGCTGACACGTAGATTCATGACAAAACACCATTTTCAAAAGTGTTGACTAAGGGGTTCTACTATACAGCACTAAGTTGAGAAAGGCCTTTTTGGGGTGGTGGCAGTGTTGGGGATACCTGTTCTCATGTCTTCCTAGAGGTGCCCTGGGGTAGACAGGGCTTTGTTCTGTATGTTGGCTGTCTGCAGGTTGTCTTCTCTATAGATTCCCCACCTGTTGCCTATGCACTACACAAGTTGCCACAGGAATAGCAAGATAAAGATTCGGGCTCAGGTTTCACTGTTTCCTGGCATTTAAATGACATCATTTCTCCCCTGGGTCTTTTGTTCAGGAAGCCGGTATATTGTGATGGGCCACATCTACCACAAACGACGGCAGCTCCCTACTGCTCTGCTCCAGGTCCTGAGAGGGCGACTGCGTCCAGGGGACGGACTGCTCAGGGGTAGCAGCAGCTATGTGAAAAGATTTAACCGAAAACGGGAGTGGCAAGTTCGAGGTGCCAGCCACACCCGGTGCATCTGAACAGACCAACTTGGCATTTGTGAATCCCAAGAGACTTGGAACTCGGCAGTAAGACACGGGAAGCCGGTCTTCATATAGCAGGGGTTCTTCTATTTGAAACTGGGTCCATAGCTTAAGAACTCCTTGTGCAGCTTAACTCCAAAGCTGCCACTTTTTTACAAAAGGCTGGCAAGGTGTGCTCTAAAGCACAGTGGGGTTGTTCCACAAAGCAGTAACAGTGTCCACATGCCCGGTCAACAGATCACACCActtcatgttgtttttttttaagttattttaatttaatacattttttcagTAGATTTAGTTCACAAAACCTTCCTTGAATTTAAATATACAACTTTGAATAGTATCTATCATGTGTCAAGCCAGATTTTGTATTTAAAGCATCGAGTTTTAAATTGCACCCATGAGAGTAAACATTCCCATCAGGACTCATTTACATATGAAATATTGTTTAGATGAGACATTAGGGTCAGAGATCAGGCTAAGTAGGAAAATTATACATTTCAAGGGCTAATTCAAGCAAAACACCATTCAAAGTGTGTTCCTGATGTACTGTCCCTGGTACTGTCATGCCTCCTTGCTCCTAATAACCTGTTCTGTGTCAAATCGGCATCTATCCAGCACGTTTTCTGGTATATCTGGTGTCATTTTTCTGTTAAGAGCCAGTATCACCACTGTGTGTGCAGAGCAGTAAATCTTGCCTTGAAATCAGATCTTGGATGCACCTGgctcccccccttcccccccaaccCTGGAAGCATTGTTCATCAGTGCCAGTCCACAGGCTAGTTTAGTGGAGCTGTTTTGTTTGGTGTGAAAAACCTTCAATCACTAGCTCAGTTTAATTACTTTATACTCGAGTCTACAAGGacatactgatttttcttttagaggATCAGGCTGTGTTTCAGTTAATTTCATAATAGACAaaccttcaatcccagccctggagaggcagaggcggtGGGTATCTGTGACCagccagagccacagtgagaatGGGATGCATAAACATGATGACTGTCAAAGGGAAGGTAGAGGAACACTGGAGAGTTGCCTGGGAAGCAAGCAGCAATAGCTTATGACACAATGTGTAACCAGATGTGGTTATGTGAGCCAGCAATCCCGTGCCTGGGAGTCTGAGAGATGTgtgtcaagagttcaaggccaacctgagctacgtaaaaccctgtctcacaaaagaaCATGATAATGCGGGAAGTattggacacctttaatcccagcaccgaaGAAGCACAgccaagtgggtctctgtgaatttgaggccagcctggtctacatagtgaattccaggatgaCCAGGGATAGAGACCTGTCtggggaggaaaaacaaaacaaaacaaaacaaaacaaaacacaacactaTGTGCAATATGGTATTGCCTCTTTGGCCTCAGACATgggaaacattaataaaataaagctgAGAGGTTCTACTTAGTGGCAAAGCATTACTaagtgacttttttgtttgtttcttttgatttgaGAAAAGTCACACACAGCCTTGGCTGGTACTTCTATAGAGGCCAGATTGGCCCTATACTCGTGGGACAAAAAAAGGGCTTTGCAACTATATCACAAACTTTCAGCTGAAGGTCTTTTAGAGAATTTTCCAAAGATGACACATGTCCAAATTCAttaagactgttttgtttttgaatcctAAGTGCGGTAGAGTAAGCCTATAAtgtcagcattcaggagacagaggcaggaggatgatcaAGGTCATCCATCCTTGCCTCAttaagtgtgaggccagcctgggctacaagagactttGGCCTCAAATGGGGAAGACAGGGCTTGAAAGATTGCAGTTAAGAtccttgctgcttttacagaggaatGGAGTCCAGATCAAGTGGCTATTAATTCCCTGTACCCCCAGGACATCTGGCCCCCTCAGGCACTTTCGTACACACTCTCCTacagacacatatgtacacataaaaacaCCAATACCAGACCCCCAGGTCTTATAGACCTGTCCCTAACTTGGAGGTCAGGGTTATATAGTAACCCTGCACTTGTTGTAGAGACTGCctggataaaaagaaagaaaagccacccTTCAAGGCTGGGTCTGTGTCAGTGAGTGGTGGGCTGGACActggaaaaggagacagaaaagaacCCTGGAGATTCCAGGTTAGCAAAAAGGTTGGAAGAAATCATTTTCAACATTCACACAGGACCTTGGTTGCAATTTCTGACTTTATAGAAAAATCTAATGAGCAAATCATTGTCGTCTTGAATCCTTTTGTCCCACCGCCAGTACATGGCTCAATGCTCCAAGGACTGAAGGGCCCTTTGTGtcaatgtacacacacaacagTCCTTTAGCAACAAAATACTCAGTTGCCTTCAACCAATTCAATAGCATCTGTCCTTCAAATTAAGCTGTTACTTCAAGGATTCAAGGAGGGGGAAAGGGcatgtttttcttctgttagaAAAAGGTCTATAAGAcagtctcctccttcctcctgccttttgGTATGTGTGACACTAAGTTTTAAAAACTGCCTCTAAAATCTCATATGGCATTGTACAGTTCTCTTCTGAACTCATTTTTAAGGGGACCAGGCAAATGCCTGTGGCTGGCAGGCCACTCTCTCCACTTGTGCATGGTCTCTGTTAGTCTGAAAATACAGTATTAGTTGAAATTTGGTTTATGCTGGATCAAGGGGTGTGCTATGCTCAGCAATGTCTTTCACAGCATCTCATTTTATGTAACTAAATATTCTTCAAACTACACCAGATAACTAGAAACACTCCCAGCATCCTTGTTACCCCTATCCCCGCCCATGGACCAGTACTTAGCTCAGGAGAGAACAACACTCCCAAGTTCAAGACCCTGATGGGGATCTGCCTCCAGAGTCaactctagggctggagagatggctcagcagttaaaaaaaatcactgaacactcctgcagaggccctggattcatttcccagcacccacatagctcacaaccatagtaaactccagtttcaagagatccaataccctcttctgacccccatggacatcaggcacacatgtggtgcacatacatacatgcaggcaaaacactcagacacatgccAATAACTTgagcgcgcacacgcacacgcgcatgcgcgcgcatacacacacacacacacacacacacacacacacacacacacagtataagtGTACAGCCACCAGGTTGGCTCTAACATCAGAAACGCCGAGAACTGAGATCTGACGCCGAGAACTGAGATCTGACGGGACACAAatggacagagacagggaaagaagtTTTATTTGCAGATCTTAAGAGGAAAAGTTACAAACAGCAACACATTATCAGGGTCCCTACACAGCACTCCAGGCCACTCTAAAGAGAAAAAGGTCATCTTTACTGTAGAAACATCTCCAAAAGGTCACAATTTCGCTGATCTACTGTAGGACAGTAAATACAAACCCTGAAGAATTTGCACAGGAGAGAAAAGCCTCACAGGCATTATGAAAATATCTCTTATGAAATGGCCTCAAATTGTGAACTTGGAGATGAAGCACAGGAGATGCTAAAAATGCTTTTAGCCAAAGAAATCTATCAAAGCAAAGAACGTACAGGTTGTAGGCGCGAAGCCCAGGCAGAAACATCCTAACCATATCACCAATGCGCATCGGACCACTCAGGCTGCCGAAGCAAACAGCTTAATGTTTCTTTGAGCAGCAGAAGTTCCTCAAATCAGTAGAAAAGCAGCTTTTGAAATAAGAATGTACGTTTTTCAAAAATTCCTCTTGAAAGACTAAAGCTCTATAGTctgataaaattataaaatgtctttATATGGTGATAGAAATTGCAAAAGTCTTTATACCATTAAGTACACAATATGAAATTAACATCTTCCCGGTCTCAGAAATCCACAACCCACCCCCCTTCTGTACAACTTGGCAATGCCAACAGCTACAGAAAATATATCAAACAACGAACCAACCAACCATTGTTTCATTAGAAACTGCACAGAATCCAATGTCAAAAacattactttattattattattttttttaggaTGAAATGTCCTATTACGTACAAAAAGAATTATTTAGAATTTGCTACAATTTGTTAAAAACATAGCAATCTATTGCCTACAGGTAGGAAAGCTGTTGCTGCAACAAGCTTAAGTGATCGAGCCCATATATACTTAGATATATGACTAGATAGTACAGGAATACTGTGATGTGGCTGGATGCAGAATCACATCATATCATTCAAATGTAGAATTCTTGCATCAGCACGATGCTTACAAcatggaacattttctttttgtaaactaGAAGGACAAAATAGCCTGTATGGAACTACTTCCACCTTGATAGTTTAAGCAAGAACTTTGTTACCA
Encoded here:
- the CUNH17orf58 gene encoding LOW QUALITY PROTEIN: UPF0450 protein C17orf58 homolog isoform X2 (The sequence of the model RefSeq protein was modified relative to this genomic sequence to represent the inferred CDS: inserted 1 base in 1 codon; deleted 2 bases in 1 codon) produces the protein MTARALWLLCLIIGWSPEAPVAERKAPPPHRKPGARETPGXRAQTLPEFARRRDPRTQGARLARPRRRKPAPPADNRAGFRDAARAPAGLPGPRLAQADNRASPPEDDSPRRARLRGPRPPAARAAGPAHPNRPAPPPPRQPSGSPQAPEDAQPEPHPCARACSADADEREAYCASEFAVNGIVHDVDVLGAGMRLVTLLLDPDGLYKMSRLYITPDGFFFRVHILALDPSSCHKPCPEFKPGSRYIVMGHIYHKRRQLPTALLQVLRGRLRPGDGLLRGSSSYVKRFNRKREWQVRGASHTRCI